The Coregonus clupeaformis isolate EN_2021a chromosome 20, ASM2061545v1, whole genome shotgun sequence genome contains a region encoding:
- the misp3 gene encoding uncharacterized protein misp3 codes for MATMEPVANRRRSADSLDEWASEVWGTEEGEMDPTLAQDTTPPPHPLVKQAPRVESEDLGSESPDAPEPRPQVSPSSENLTDSTNKMAEVVPKMEQMALSGVNQVPGNRNQEGDAVAFLSPLHCTDQASPAEGAPETETQQYPLEEEEEEEKKTIDCISDGKVEMISDPVEEEMSSSDSQGSQEWPPRSHLDDIVEEDKEEDGAKEDKVEESQSAEMMENGAVQLELNTECPTSNKLDQGLSETVCATEQASVEGGPVETSRSTPSVEVADKQEASEARISSNREKTMSDNIDHDTMKATETSATTHSPLKRESSDDIFSNESPEDLESAIARDGKKNQSVDSKPLDISSARRQWVRLDSTSSKPPQPEQSTSSRSSSCSLLVDLAQPQGVVTPDKQQGEQLLQNVTAALTHHSNQEVAAQQVFKGATPAPPLATVTKEPANQVKAGLLGSGCVVVKEQAGGEREEGKREGDNRQTGGERGQRASGLGAAGEADRKRKEKEKQGAEQGSERVQKEKRREEERTNPGLLKSRDSHRKASKMKLGGDLFDDSQSDSGVSADFSPGSTVELQTTPDSPPTLTSPPADETPIEREIRRAVQREQSLRRSRGLHNKPPTQEYVDIPLRKSILTQTLPSKSDKSQGGKDRQFAGKKMQKEISVETQREQVLVQQGKVRGSYDKGTVRQLKERKKLFEAFQEPMETSSMMLSQSKASSWVSACDLSTLEIQGDDALSVSVVGGSFGERRHSLELMSQTQNQSPSGTPRGITYIPHGAPVPRGPTLSESSGGQIIILENHHHLVLPAPAHLHHASKPLRHSHSTGTLTETQGLTVVDSASIYSSTSALSGEERRVFWRDEDGGRMEQEEEEEEEEELPKENPFFKLRSSSVSQDKVEQDIREAREREKELRRQRSSLYGGGGGGRPASREVQSHTSPPPPLLLQNGLATPELSVTPSLRTASATPTARQSLGKLGMWPPPQTDECPDSQSEGLQSPRTPRQKTPLLQRWETGQIMNGHGEEED; via the exons ATGGCAACAATGGAGCCGGTGGCCAACCGGCGGAGATCAGCCGACTCATTGGACGAGTGGGCCAGCGAGGTTTGGGGGACAGAGGAGGGTGAAATGGACCCCACTCTGGCCCAGGACACTACCCCTCCTCCTCATCCGCTGGTCAAACAGGCACCCAGAGTAGAGTCAGAAGACCTGGGGTCGGAATCTCCAGATGCTCCAGAGCCTAGACCTCAAGTGTCTCCATCAAGTGAGAACCTTACAGACTCAACAAACAAAATGGCAGAAGTGGTTCCTAAAATGGAGCAGATGGCACTTTCTGGGGTAAATCAGGTGCCTGGTAATAGAAACCAGGAGGGTGATGCTGTTGCTTTTCTATCGCCTCTTCACTGCACTGACCAAGCCTCACCTGCAGAGGGCGCTCCAGAGACAGAGACCCAGCAATAtccattggaggaggaggaagaagaagaaaagaagaCCATTGACTGTATCAGTGATGGTAAGGTGGAGATGATCTCTGACCCTGTAGAGGAGGAAATGTCGTCATCTGACAGCCAGGGTAGCCAGGAGTGGCCCCCGAGATCTCACCTTGATGACATTGTGGAGGAAGACAAAGAGGAAGATGGTGCCAAGGAAGACAAAGTAGAGGAATCTCAGTCTGCTGAGATGATGGAAAATGGCGCTGTGCAGTTGGAGTTGAACACAGAGTGTCCAACTAGTAATAAACTTGATCAGGGGCTGTCAGAGACCGTGTGTGCTACAGAACAGGCTTCTGTAGAAGGAGGTCCTGTTGAAACTAGCAGAAGTACCCCATCAGTGGAGGTAGCTGACAAGCAAGAGGCTAGTGAGGCCCGAATCAGTAGTAACAGAGAGAAGACAATGTCAGACAATATCGACCATGATACTATGAAGGCTACTGAAACTAGCGCTACCACCCACTCTCCTCTAAAAAGAGAGAGTTCCGATGACATATTCTCTAATGAGTCCCCAGAAGACCTTGAATCAGCTATTGCCCGTGATGGAAAAAAGAACCAGAGTGTTGACTCCAAGCCTTTAGACATCAGCTCAGCCCGGAGGCAGTGGGTTAGGCTGGACAGTACCAGCAGCAAACCCCCCCAGCCTGAGCAATCCACATCCTCTAGATCGTCCTCTTGTAGCCTCCTAGTAGACCTGGCCCAGCCCCAGGGTGTAGTTACACCAGATAAACAGCAGGGAGAGCAGTTGTTACAAAATGTCACTGCTGCCCTGACGCATCATAGTAACCAGGAAGTGGCAGCACAACAGGTGTTCAAGGGAGCAACTCCGGCTCCGCCCCTGGCGACGGTCACCAAGGAGCCAGCTAATCAGGTCAAGGCAGGTCTCCTTGGCTCTGGCTGTGTTGTAGTGAAAGAGCAGgcgggtggagagagggaggagggaaagagggagggagacaacAGGCAAACcggtggagagagagggcagagagcgAGTGGACTTGGCGCAGCGGGCGAGgcagacaggaagagaaaagagaaagaaaagCAAGGTGCAGAGCAGGGTTCAGAGAGAGTACAAAAAGAGAAacggagagaagaagagaggacaaACCCTGGGTTGTTGAAGTCGAGAGACAGTCACAGGAAAGCTTCCAAGATGAAGTTGGGAGGAGACTTGTTCGATGACAGCCAGAGTGACAGCGGTGTATCTGCCGACTTCTCCCCTGGTAGTACCGTGGAACTCCAAACCACCCCCGACAGCCCCCCCACCCTCACCTCGCCTCCGGCCGACGAGACCCCCATCGAGAGAGAGATCCGTCGGGCAGTGCAGCGTGAACAGTCCCTCAGGAGATCCAGGGGCCTCCACAACAAGCCACCCACCCAGGAATATGTGGACATCCCCCTAAGGAAGTCAATCTTGACCCAGACCCTGCCTTCCAAATCGGACAAGAGCCAGGGGGGGAAGGACCGTCAGTTTGCGGGGAAGAAGATGCAGAAGGAGATCAGTGTAGAGACCCAGAGGGAACAGGTCCTGGTTCAACAAGGGAAAGTTAGAGGTTCCTATGACAAGGGGACAGTACGCCAGCTCAAGGAAAGGAAGAAGTTATTCGAAGCTTTCCAGGAGCCCATGGAGACGTCCTCGATGATGTTGTCCCAGAGCAAGGCATCTTCCTGGGTGTCGGCGTGTGACCTCTCCACCCTGGAGATCCAGGGGGACGATGCTTTGTCTGTGTCCGTTGTCGGAGGCTCATTTGGGGAGAGAAGACACAGCCTGGAGCTGATGTCCCAGACCCAGAACCAGAGCCCCTCTGGAACACCCAGAGGCATCACCTACATCCCTCATGGGGCCCCTGTCCCTCGGGGCCCCACTCTTTCCGAGAGCAGCGGGGGCCAGATCATCATCCTGGAAAACCACCACCACCTGGTTCTCCCCGCCCCGGCCCACCTCCACCATGCCTCCAAGCCCCTCAGGCACTCCCACAGCACTGGCACGCTCACCGAGACCCAGGGCCTCACCGTGGTCGACTCTGCTTCTATATACTCCTCAACCAGTGCACTcagcggagaggagagaagggtttTTTGGAGGgatgaggatggagggaggatggagcaggaggaggaagaggaggaggaagaggagcttCCCAAGGAGAACCCCTTCTTCAAGCTGCGCTCCTCATCGGTGTCTCAGGACAAggtggagcaggatatccgggaagccagggaaagagagaaggagctgCGGAGGCAGAGGAGCAGTCTgtatgggggaggaggaggggggaggcctGCCAGTAGAGAGGTACAGAGtcacacctctcctcctccacctctattACTACAGAATGGACTGGCGACCCCTGAACTATCTGTGACCCCCTCATTGCGGACAGCCTCAGCAACACCAACag cacGACAGTCTCTTGGGAAGCTGGGCATGTGGCCTCCACCCCAGACAGATGAGTGTCCGGATAGCCAGTCAGAG